In the Brassica napus cultivar Da-Ae chromosome A7, Da-Ae, whole genome shotgun sequence genome, one interval contains:
- the LOC106356667 gene encoding uncharacterized protein LOC106356667: MSSRQSVRHPSHNHPLRSHKCEAKDEIICSGCDLDLIGAAFKCTKSSDCDYFLHKSCFSLPRETNHKSHQPHCLTLLYSPKSTYTCQACGEYGSSFTYNCSICQYDVHVGCVSMPETVKREDHAHPLTLLYSSPYTEPGLVFTCDVCKETVPDNLWAYYCMECDYGTHLHSCAKEEEEAKKGEGEGSKSSANQELAAMLEAQREMENMQIEIHLAMQSALFAKKANKAALSYI; encoded by the coding sequence ATGTCTTCTCGACAATCAGTTAGGCACCCGAGTCACAACCATCCATTGCGCAGTCACAAATGCGAAGCAAAAGACGAAATCATCTGCTCAGGCTGCGATCTCGATCTGATTGGTGCAGCTTTCAAATGCACAAAATCATCAGACTGCGATTACTTCTTGCACAAGTCATGTTTTAGCCTTCCACGTGAAACCAACCACAAATCTCACCAACCCCACTGTTTGACTTTACTCTATTCCCCAAAGTCGACGTACACGTGTCAGGCTTGCGGTGAGTACGGATCAAGTTTCACTTACAACTGTTCGATCTGTCAGTACGATGTACATGTCGGATGCGTTTCAATGCCTGAAACCGTGAAGCGTGAAGATCACGCACATCCGCTCACTCTTCTTTACAGTTCTCCTTATACCGAACCCGGTTTAGTTTTCACCTGCGATGTTTGTAAGGAAACCGTACCGGATAATCTCTGGGCGTATTACTGCATGGAATGCGATTACGGTACACATTTACACTCATGTgcgaaagaggaagaagaggcaaagaaaggagaaggagaaggaagcaAAAGCTCGGCGAATCAAGAGCTAGCTGCAATGCTCGAAGCTCAAAGAGAGATGGAGAATATGCAGATTGAGATTCACTTGGCCATGCAGAGTGCTTTGTTCGCGAAAAAGGCGAATAAGGCAGCTCTCAGTTATATCTAG
- the LOC106352694 gene encoding glycerol-3-phosphate dehydrogenase [NAD(+)] 1, chloroplastic, with translation MRIRSSFFSIFLLSSSSSSPSPSPSPSSSFFSSSRFSSLSAMSPGANGDFKSRVTVVGSGNWGSVAAKLIASNALKLPSFHDEVRMWVFEEVLPNGEKLTDVINKTNENVKYLPGIKLGRNVVADPDLENAVKEANMLVFVTPHQFMGGICKKLKGKVTGEVEAISLVKGMEVKKEGPCMISSLISKELGINSCVLMGANIANEIAVEKFSEATVGYRESREIADTWVQLFSTPYFMVTPVHDVEGVELCGTLKNVVAIAAGFVDGLEMGNNTKAAIMRIGLREMRALSKLLFPSVKDSTFFESCGVADVITTCLGGRNRRVAEAFAQSGGKRSFDELEAEMLQGQKLQGVSTAREVYEVLNHCGWLEMFPLFSTVHQICTGRLKPEAIVHYRDHKA, from the exons ATGCGAATCCGTTCCTCATTCTTCTCTATCTTCCTCCTTTCCTCATCctcctcttctccttctccttctccttctccttcctcctccttcttctcctcctctcgTTTCTCCTCTCTCTCCGCTATGTCTCCAGGCGCTAACGGTGATTTCAAATCCAGGGTTACGGTCGTGGGCAGTGGCAACTGGGGAAGCGTTGCTGCTAAGCTCATCGCTTCCAATGCCCTCAAGCTTCCTTCTTTCCATG ATGAAGTTAGGATGTGGGTGTTTGAGGAAGTTCTCCCAAATGGTGAGAAGCTCACTGATGTAATCAACAAAACCAAT GAAAATGTGAAGTATCTCCCTGGGATTAAGTTAGGAAGAAATGTTGTTGCAGATCCTGACCTTGAAAATGCAG TGAAGGAAGCAAACATGTTGGTTTTTGTTACGCCGCATCAGTTCATGGGTGGTATATGCAAGAAGCTTAAGGGAAAGGTAACGGGAGAGGTTGAGGCTATATCTCTCGTTAAAGGGATGGAAGTCAAGAAGGAAGGTCCCTGCATGATCTCTAGTCTCATCTCCAAGGAACTTGGTATCAACTCTTGTGTTCTTATGGGCGCAAACATCGCCAACGAG ATTGCTGTGGAGAAGTTTAGCGAAGCAACGGTTGGATATAGAGAGAGTAGAGAAATAGCTGACACTTGGGTTCAGTTGTTTAGCACTCCCTACTTTATGGTCACACCG GTTCATGATGTTGAAGGAGTAGAGTTGTGTGGGACGTTGAAGAATGTAGTGGCTATTGCAGCGGGGTTCGTTGATGGTTTGGAAATGGGTAATAACACAAAG GCTGCAATCATGAGGATTGGTTTAAGAGAGATGAGAGCACTCTCGAAGCTTCTGTTTCCATCTGTTAAAGACAGTACTTTCTTTGAGAGCTGCGGTGTAGCAGATGTCATAACAACTTGCT TAGGAGGAAGAAACCGAAGAGTTGCAGAAGCATTTGCCCAAAGTGGAGGAAAAAG GTCTTTTGATGAGCTTGAAGCAGAGATGCTACAAGGGCAAAAGCTACAG GGTGTTTCCACGGCAAGAGAGGTCTACGAGGTCTTGAACCACTGTGGATGGCTGGAGATGTTTCCACTGTTTTCAACGGTTCACCAAATCTGCACAGGTCGTCTTAAACCTGAAGCCATTGTTCATTACCGTGACCACAAAGCCTGA
- the LOC106431928 gene encoding uncharacterized protein LOC106431928 isoform X1 produces the protein MIHATVKKELVSQFVTLISQGESKLMVNFIVTMAAGSYRPTKHPYRIVFLPTTRLRMCDALPSNLTGLDPVKFESIKDGSQNTDYLVDVIGQIVEVSHVEVVSVNGKDTQKLSLELRNQDDDRLPMVLWGKFATDVNDAIQLRGEHKIIVVLRFGKIKVWKDERSISNAYNVSDVALNPNLEEVQTFIELLPKDDMALAIVDPKPLALTNGVSDKDDFFIHTPRKSIADVKASRQVCIFLDLGYLYTLENHRL, from the exons ATGATCCATGCTACTGTGAAGAAAGAATTGGTCAGCCAGTTCGTGACCTTAATCAGTCAAGGTGAATCGAAGTTGATGGTGAATTTCATCGTCACAATGGCTGCTGGATCTTATCGCCCCACAAAGCACCCTTACCGAATTGTGTTCCTCCCGACGACTCGACTAAGAATGTGTGATGCTTTGCCTTCAAACTTGACTGGTTTAGACCCGGTCAAGTTTGAGTCTATTAAGGATGGTAGTCAGAACACGGACTACTTGGTTG ATGTTATCGGACAGATTGTTGAGGTTTCCCATGTGGAAGTTGTTTCTGTGAATGGAAAAGATACCCAGAAGCTGTCACTGGAATTAAGGAACCAGGA TGATGATCGTCTGCCGATGGTGCTATGGGGTAAATTTGCGACAGATGTCAATGATGCTATCCAGCTAAGAGGTGAACATAAGATCATCGTAGTGTTGCGTTTCGGCAAAATAAAAGTCTGGAAAG ATGAACGTTCCATCTCGAATGCATACAATGTTTCCGATGTTGCTTTGAATCCTAATTTGGAGGAGGTTCAGACGTTTATTGAATT GTTACCTAAGGATGATATGGCCTTGGCCATTGTTGACCCTAAGCCTCTTGCATTAACTAATGGTGTTTCTGACAAGGATGATTTCTTTATCCATACTCCACGGAAAAGCATTGCTGATGTGAAGGCTTCAAGACAGGTATGCATTTTTTTAGATCTTGGATATCTTTACACTTTAGAAAACCACCGTTTATGA
- the LOC125576151 gene encoding uncharacterized protein LOC125576151 has protein sequence MYQVEKCVVMCTIAGIDSDMGWFYLSCKVCSKKVLTVPSESEDDGLDLFKHNYFCVKCNQHDPRLIPRYKLHVVVLDHTSDTKFLLFDNLALQLLHQPCIELTGPITDEEVQEPYLLPAAINNLVGKTFLFKIQIERENYLYKHETYKVLKIITNTDMISQFDLTQSPTGSETFKAIDNSIVSDAPEGSMMLRGCSSQQSDSTSLTPAKRIGAPVINLDETFDQTSVTRTNCPVKIKKEKKDKSG, from the exons ATGTATCAGGTGGAGAAGTGCGTTGTTATGTGCACTATTGCCGGGATTGATTCAGACATGGGGTGGTTCTATCTGAGCTGCAAGGTGTGTTCAAAGAAAGTGCTCACAGTGCCCAGCGAGTCTGAGGATGATGGACTCGATTTGTTCAAGCACAATTACTTTTGTGTGAAATGCAATCAGCACGACCCCCGACTTATTCCTAG GTATAAGTTGCATGTGGTTGTACTCGATCATACAAGTGACACTAAGTTCCTACTGTTTGATAACCTAGCACTTCAGCTCTTACATCAGCCTTGCATTGAGCTGACTGGACCCATAACCGATGAG GAGGTTCAAGAACCGTATCTTTTGCCGGCTGCTATCAACAATTTGGTTGGTAAAACCTTTCTCTTCAAGATACAGATCGAGCGGGAAAACTATCTGTACAAGCATGAAACTTACAAGGTGTTGAAGATTATCACTAACACTGATATGATTTCTCAGTTTGACCTGACTCAATCCCCAACG GGAAGTGAAACTTTCAAAGCTATTGATAACAGTATTGTTTCTGATGCACCAGAG GGTTCGATGATGTTGCGTGGCTGTTCATCTCAGCAGTCTGACTCAACGAGTCTAACTCCAGCTAAAAGAATTGGGGCACCGGTTATCAATCTGGATGAAACATTTGACCAGACTTCTGTTACGCGCACTAATTGTCCAGTGAAGatcaagaaggagaagaaagataaaAGTGGCTAA
- the LOC106431928 gene encoding uncharacterized protein LOC106431928 isoform X2 yields the protein MIHATVKKELVSQFVTLISQGESKLMVNFIVTMAAGSYRPTKHPYRIVFLPTTRLRMCDALPSNLTGLDPVKFESIKDGSQNTDYLVDVIGQIVEVSHVEVVSVNGKDTQKLSLELRNQDDDRLPMVLWGKFATDVNDAIQLRGEHKIIVVLRFGKIKVWKDERSISNAYNVSDVALNPNLEEVQAFIEL from the exons ATGATCCATGCTACTGTGAAGAAAGAATTGGTCAGCCAGTTCGTGACCTTAATCAGTCAAGGTGAATCGAAGTTGATGGTGAATTTCATCGTCACAATGGCTGCTGGATCTTATCGCCCCACAAAGCACCCTTACCGAATTGTGTTCCTCCCGACGACTCGACTAAGAATGTGTGATGCTTTGCCTTCAAACTTGACTGGTTTAGACCCGGTCAAGTTTGAGTCTATTAAGGATGGTAGTCAGAACACGGACTACTTGGTTG ATGTTATCGGACAGATTGTTGAGGTTTCCCATGTGGAAGTTGTTTCTGTGAATGGAAAAGATACCCAGAAGCTGTCACTGGAATTAAGGAACCAGGA TGATGATCGTCTGCCGATGGTGCTATGGGGTAAATTTGCGACAGATGTCAATGATGCTATCCAGCTAAGAGGTGAACATAAGATCATCGTAGTGTTGCGTTTCGGCAAAATAAAAGTCTGGAAAG ATGAACGTTCCATCTCGAATGCATACAATGTTTCCGATGTTGCTTTGAATCCTAATTTGGAGGAGGTTCAGGCGTTTATTGAATTGTAA
- the LOC125576152 gene encoding uncharacterized protein LOC125576152, which translates to MALAIVDPKPLALTNGVSDKDDFFIHTPRKSIADVKASRQVEKCVVMCTIAGIDSDMGWFYLSCKVCSKKVLTVPSESEDDGLDVFKHNYFCVKCNQHDPRLIPRYKLHVVVLDHTSDTKFLLFDNLALQLLHQPCIELTGPITDEEVQEPYLLPAAINNLVGKTFLFKIQIERENYLYKHETYKVLKIITNTDMISQFDLTQSPTGSETFKAIDNSIVSDAPEGSMILRGCSSQQSDSTSLTPAKRIGAPVINLDETFDQTSVTRTNCPVKIKKEKKDKSG; encoded by the exons ATGGCCTTGGCCATTGTTGACCCTAAGCCTCTTGCATTAACTAATGGTGTTTCTGACAAGGATGATTTCTTTATCCATACCCCACGGAAAAGCATTGCTGATGTGAAGGCTTCAAGACAG GTGGAGAAGTGCGTTGTTATGTGCACTATTGCCGGGATTGATTCAGACATGGGGTGGTTCTATCTGAGCTGCAAGGTTTGTTCAAAGAAAGTGCTCACAGTGCCCAGCGAGTCTGAGGATGATGGACTCGATGTGTTCAAGCACAATTACTTTTGTGTGAAATGCAATCAGCACGACCCCCGACTTATTCCTAG GTATAAGTTGCATGTGGTTGTACTCGATCATACAAGTGACACTAAGTTCCTACTGTTTGATAACCTAGCACTTCAGCTCTTACATCAGCCTTGCATTGAGCTGACTGGACCCATAACCGATGAG GAGGTTCAAGAACCGTATCTTTTGCCGGCTGCTATCAACAATTTGGTTGGTAAAACCTTTCTCTTCAAGATACAGATCGAGCGGGAAAACTATCTGTACAAGCATGAAACTTACAAGGTGTTGAAGATTATCACTAACACTGATATGATTTCTCAGTTTGACCTGACTCAATCCCCAACG GGAAGTGAAACTTTCAAAGCTATTGATAACAGTATTGTTTCTGATGCACCAGAG GGTTCGATGATTTTGCGTGGCTGTTCATCTCAGCAGTCTGACTCAACGAGTCTAACTCCAGCTAAAAGAATTGGGGCACCGGTTATCAATCTGGATGAAACATTTGACCAGACTTCTGTTACGCGCACTAATTGTCCAGTGAAGatcaagaaggagaagaaagataaaAGTGGCTAA
- the LOC106431909 gene encoding uncharacterized protein LOC106431909, with product MEESKMNVNTVIPVCNTQGAILADITNVVANDAKNARTERRLRLQQKRKFPFADDTTTVNPMVGQSDSTVQVFVKPIGIEPKRIGINTGKPSQVAIGKDSTPESTPYRIRKKFPNQCDRSQTPGQSNAKINFGSQQTPKKVAPRSRSTPMSTVSGITSSTTHGHTKKKMIPGAPDMPISIDSDSSDCGDDTSDSNFNEGEVNHSGIYVPVAENTDEPIDSDSSESGDDIWDCSSNEGAVFQSDSEDDVDDRTESLRRYQYTTLVYESLTKIFGGLQNQCQKQQPLTAVINKKEEDYKDDGDMTYECPKCGALFWYNERVSKSRNPKIPVFTMCCLRGKIKLPTLKEPPSYLMDLLTKDDSISPRVFKLHGENYHMIGSVKPKGMDPAKFSQLYIHDTENEVQNRLSALSGNSGKNKIREELVEGIMEMLRISNVHVKTFRNVKDRFNDEDASEELSLVLINTRLKDGRVYNLPTSSEVAALVVGDFQENMDKRDIILEKNNGKLKRINELHPCYLPLQYPLLFPYGEDGFRLGIKNGFTGINQKKKPNISMREYFSYRIQVRNTGSQVLLLSRRLLQQFLVDAYTMIEAHRLRYIRKNQSNLRTVKFSKFVDAANNGNSTVSIEGNRIIIPSSFTGGPRYMHQMYLDAMSICKYFGYPDLFITFTCNPKWPELSRYLHKFNLRAEDRPELCCRLFKIKLDKLMEDLTKKHILGKTVSAIYTVEFQKRGLPHAHILLFMDSQHKLPNAEDIDRIISAEIPDRFEEPKLYEVVKDMMIHGPCGVVNRGSPCMKDGKCSKFFPRRHVEKTTVDAQGYPVYQRRDNGNFIEKKGIQCDNRFVVPYNKKLLLGYNAHINVEWCNQSRSIKYLFKYINKGQDRVTGTVTAKKNFETSGAETNQIPAPPNGVDITGAIAVEPEVDEIKKYFDARYISACESTWRIFGFPTQYRSTPVEKLTFHLEGEQPVIYKDGDTVESVLGRVHLSKTMFLAWFDCCEIYPEAREITYPELPTRFVYDAKLKVWNPRKRGFAIGRLESVSPLSGQRYYLRVLLNKVKGPRCYDDIKTVKGIVQPSFEEACYELGLLDDDKEYIEGLKECAFWASGAFVRNLYANMLVSGSLSFPKLVWDSTFDILSEDVLYLERKKRRNPGIFLLYVFEV from the exons ATGGAAGAGAGCAAGATGAATGTAAACACAGTGATTCCGGTCTGTAATACTCAGGGTGCTATTTTAGCTGACATTACAAATGTCGTGGCTAACGACGCCAAAAACGCCAGAACTGAAAGGAGATTACGATTGCAACAAAAGCGTAAATTTCCATTCGCAGATGACACTACTACTGTTAATCCTATGGTGGGGCAATCAGATTCAACCGTTCAAGTTTTTGTCAAACCAATAGGTATAGAACCGAAACGTATTGGTATCAATACGGGAAAACCAAGCCAAG TGGCAATTGGAAAGGATTCAACACCTGAGTCAACACCTTATAGGATAAGGAAGAAGTTTCCTAACCAGTGTGATAGAAGTCAGACTCCTGGCCAAAGCAATGCTAAAATTAACTTTGGCTCGCAACAAACACCAAAGAAAGTTGCTCCACGATCTAGGTCTACTCCTATGTCAACGGTATCAGGCATTACCTCTTCTACTACTCATGGTCATACTAAAAAGAAGATGATTCCAGGTGCGCCTGATATGCCCATCTCGATAGACTCGGATTCTTCAG ATTGTGGTGATGATACGAGTGATTCGAACTTCAATGAAGGGGAGGTCAATCATTCAGGTATTTACGTGCCAGTAGCAGAAAATACTGATGAGCCGATAGATTCCGATTCCTCAG AAAGTGGTGATGATATTTGGGATTGTTCAAGCAATGAAGGTGCTGTGTTTCAATCTGACTCTGAAGATGATGTAGATGATCGAACTGAATCATTAAGACGTTATCAATACACTACACTGGTGTATGAGTCCTTAACAAAGATATTTGGTGGTTTACAAAACCAATGTCAAAAACAGCAACCCTTGACCgcagttattaataaaaaagaGGAAG ACTACAAGGATGATGGAGATATGACATATGAATGTCCTAAATGTGGAGCTTTATTTTGGTACAATGAGAGAGTTAGTAAGTCGAGGAATCCTAAAATTCCGGTTTTCACCATGTGTTGTTTGAGAGGGAAAATCAAGCTACCTACTCTTAAGGAACCACCATCATATCTTATGGATCTTCTAACCAAGGATGACAGTATCA GTCCTAGAGTGTTTAAACTTCATGGAGAGAATTATCATATGATTGGCAGCGTGAAGCCTAAAGGAATGGACCCTGCGAAGTTTTCCCAGCTTTATATTCATGATACTGAGAATGAAGTCCAGAACCGTCTCTCTGCATTAag TGGGAATtcaggaaaaaataaaattcgagAGGAATTGGTTGAGGGTATAATGGAGATGTTAAGGATATCTAATGTGCATGTGAAAACCTTCAGGAATGTTAAAGACAGATTTAATGACGAAGACGCCTCAGAAGAGTTATCATTAGTCTTGATTAACACTCGACTTAAAGATGGTCGTGTTTACAATCTACCAACTTCATCTGAAGTTGCGGCTCTGGTAGTTGGAGATTTTCAGGAAAACATGGACAAGAGAGATATCATTCTGGAAAAGAATAATGGTAAATTAAAGAGGATCAACGAGCTGCATCCATGCTACCTCCCATTACAATATCCTCTGCTTTTTCCATATGGAGAAGATGGATTCCGGTTGGGCATCAAAAATGGTTTTACAGGCATCAACCAAAAGAAGAAACCGAATATCAGTATGAGGGAGTATTTTTCCTATCGAATTCAAGTTCGTAACACTGGTTCTCAGGTCCTACTTCTCTCTAGACGTTTACTACAACAATTCTTGGTGGATGCTTACACAATGATTGAAGCTCATCGTCTCCGGTACATTCGCAAGAACCAGTCAAATCTGAGGACTGTGAAGTTTAGTAAATTCGTGGATGCTGCGAATAATGGGAATTCTACTGTTTCTATTGAAGGCAACCGTATTATCATCCCCTCATCCTTCACTGGCGGACCAAGGTATATGCATCAAATGTACTTGGATGCAATGTCTATATGCAAATACTTTGGATATCCGGATCTATTTATTACATTCACTTGTAATCCAAAATGGCCGGagctttcaaggtatttacatAAATTCAACTTAAGAGCCGAGGACAGACCTGAGCTATGTTGTAGGCTATTCAAAATTAAGCTCGATAAGTTGATGGAGGATCTAACCAAGAAACATATACTCGGTAAAACAGTTTCAG CCATTTATACGGTTGAGTTTCAGAAAAGAGGTCTTCCACATGCTCATATTTTGTTGTTTATGGACTCACAACATAAATTGCCTAATGCTGAAGACATTGATCGTATCATATCGGCGGAAATTCCAGATAGGTTTGAAGAACCCAAGTTGTATGAAGTGGTGAAGGACATGATGATTCATGGCCCTTGTGGGGTTGTTAATAGAGGTTCTCCATGTATGAAGGATGGGAAATGTTCTAAGTTTTTCCCTAGAAGGCATGTTGAGAAAACTACAGTTGATGCACAAGGTTATCCTGTATACCAAAGGCGAGACAATGGTAACTTCATTGAGAAGAAAGGGATTCAATGTGATAACCGTTTTGTTGTCCCCTATAATAAAAAGCTACTGCTTGGATATAATGCACACATCAATGTTGAATGGTGCAACCAGTCACGTTCAATTAAGTacttatttaagtatataaacaaAGGCCAAGACCGTGTCACTGGTACTGTTACTGCAAAAAAGAACTTTGAGACTTCAGGAgcagaaacaaatcaaataccaGCTCCACCAAATGGAGTGGACATTACTGGGGCAATTGCTGTAGAACCAGAAGTTGAtgagattaaaaaatatttcgatGCAAG ATATATATCGGCCTGTGAATCAACTTGGAGAATTTTTGGTTTCCCAACTCAATATAGATCCACACCAGTGGAGAAGCTAACCTTTCATCTAGAAGGAGAGCAACCTGTTATTTACAAAGACGGTGACACAGTGGAGAGTGTGTTGGGTCGAGTGCACTTATCTAAGACAATGTTCCTTGCTTGGTTCGACTGTTGTGAAATCTACCCTGAAGCAAGAGAGATAACGTACCCAGAACTTCCTACTAGATTCGTTTACGATGCAAAGCTGAAAGTCTGGAATCCTAGAAAAAGAGGTTTTGCTATTGGTAGACTGGAATCGGTTTCGCCTTTATCCGGACAACGATATTATTTACGAGTCTTGCTTAACAAGGTTAAGGGTCCGCGTTGCTATGACGACATTAAGACTGTCAAAGGGATTGTTCAACCGAGTTTCGAGGAAGCCTGTTATGAACTTGGTCTCCTAGATGATGATAAGGAATATATTGAAGGTCTTAAGGAATGTGCATTTTGGGCATCTGGTGCATTTGTTCGTAATCTATATGCCAATATGTTGGTATCTGGGAGTTTGTCTTTTCCTAAATTGGTCTGGGATTCTACATTTGATATACTCTCGGAGGATGTGCTTTATCTTGAAAGGAAAAAGCGTCGAAACCCAGGTATATttttgctttatgtttttgaggtttga
- the LOC125576567 gene encoding ATP-dependent DNA helicase PIF2-like — protein sequence MSDEEVLNATLILIDNLLRRKNSSLANFETMPKPVVTEHTFQDNQLLQDELNYDRDELRANHNDWMGKLTDEQRSVYEQIIGAVESKKGGVFFVYGFGGTGKTFLWNILSAAIRSTGDIVLNVASSGIASLLLPGGRTAHSRFGIPINPDEFSTCNIEPGSDKAEVIAKASLIIWDEAPMMSKHCFEALDRTLCDIMKTTDERPFGGKVVVFGGDFRQILPVIPKGNRADIVMATMNSSYLWKHCKVLELTKNMRLFSETDVREAEDIMEFSKWILDLGDGKINEPNNGECIIEIPKDLLITKSKDPIKSIVSEVYGETFIDSKDPTFFQERAILCPTNENVDVVNNYMLDRLTGIHIPIYEFSTIYVYLVVLI from the coding sequence ATGAGTGATGAAGAAGTGCTGAATGCGACATTGATTTTGATAGATAATCTTTTGCGCCGTAAGAATAGTTCCCTggcaaattttgaaacaatgcCAAAACCGGTTGTTACTGAGCACACTTTTCAAGATAATCAGCTATTGCAAGATGAGTTGAACTATGACCGAGACGAATTGCGAGCTAATCACAATGACTGGATGGGTAAGTTGACAGATGAGCAAAGGTCAGTGTATGAGCAGATAATTGGTGCTGTAGAGAGTAAGAAAGGTGGAGTCTTCTTTGTTTATGGTTTTGGTGGTACAGGGAAAACATTTTTATGGAATATTCTATCAGCTGCGATCCGATCAACTGGTGATATTGTACTGAATGTTGCATCTAGCGGCATAGCTTCTTTGTTACTCCCTGGTGGAAGAACAGCTCACTCAAGGTTTGGCATTCCCATTAACCCAGACGAGTTCTCTACGTGCAATATTGAaccagggagtgataaggctgaaGTAATAGCTAAAGCGTCGCTAATTATTTGGGATGAAGCACCTATGATGAGCAAACATTGTTTTGAAGCTCTTGATCGTACTTTATGTGATATTATGAAGACCACAGACGAAAGACCTTTTGGTGGAAAAGTTGTTGTTTTTGGAGGAGATTTTCGACAAATTCTTCCAGTTATTCCTAAGGGGAACAGAGCTGATATTGTTATGGCTACAATGAACTCTTCTTATTTATGGAAGCATTGTAAAGTGCTAGAGCTGACCAAAAACATGAGGCTTTTCTCAGAAACAGACGTGCGTGAAGCAGAGGATATCATGGAATTTTCTAAATGGATTCTAGATTTAGGAGATGGAAAGATTAATGAGCCTAATAATGGAGAATGCATTATTGAAATTCCAAAAGATCTGTTGATTACGAAGTCCAAAGATCCGATCAAGTCTATTGTTTCAGAGGTGTATGGTGAAACCTTCATAGATTCTAAAGATCCTACATTTTTCCAAGAAAGAGCTATTTTGTGTCCTACAAACGAAAATGTTGATGTAGTCAACAACTATATGTTAGATCGTCTTACAGGTATACACATTCCCATCTATGAATTTTCCACTATCTATGTATACTTagttgttttaatttaa